The sequence below is a genomic window from Flavobacterium keumense.
TAAAAACGATGCGGTTAGACAGGTTGATTTAGCCTCTGTAATGCGTGAAATTACTAATGAAGAGGATATCAATAATCCTAATAATGTCAAGGTAGTTATAGATCAAAATGACTTTGCCTTGTATTTTTCCCGTTCGGTGATACCTTATCCAAGGGAGAAAAATGTAGGTGTGCGCTATTTTCAACACATTGGAATTTATGCTTTCAGAAAACAAGCACTATTAGATTTTTATAGTTTGCCAATGCAATCCTTGGAAGCTTCTGAAAAACTAGAACAATTACGTTATTTAGAATTTGGGAAACGTATCAAAATGGTCGAAACCACCCATGTTGGCATTGGAATCGATACTCCGGAGGATTTAGAGAAAGCACGAAAAATGATATAATTATTCGTTGTTTTCATGATCAAAATATCCTTTACTTTTAACTTTAGTAGAGAAAAAATTCAAAAATAACACAATAAAAAACAAGAATAATAAAGCTTGTGTACTCACTAAAAATTTTCCAAAAGTAGTTACGGGATGAAAATCGCCATAACCAATTGATGATGAGGTAATAATACTGAAATATACTGAGTCAAACCAATTTTGAAATGGTTTGTTTAAGTAGTTTCCACACGAGTAGAAAACTGCATATGCAAATACAATTTCCAAATAATTGAAAAACAACAATAGCATTGACCTTCTGTAAGAGCGTGGTCTAGAAAATAAATCAGAAGCAAAAATTAAAGTTGGAATATAAAAAAGAGTTTCAAAAAAAGTATAGGTCATTATAATAATAACCCATTGATAGTGCTGCCATTGATTTACTAAAATTACAATAGGAAAGCTCACTTTGAGTAGGATATAAAAATCGGTAGCTAAATCTTGGTATTCAATACCTTTTTTTCTAGAAAAATATTTGATATAAATACCAGGAAATAGTAATTGTGAGGTAGATAGAAGTAAACGAAAAATTTTTTCGATACCATTATCATCTTGATGATCATTATTCCAAATAGACTGTATGTTCCGAATTCTTTTCTCAATGGGATCAAATTCAGCTTGTTTTCCGTTAGATGATTTTCCTAAAAATAATTTTTTGACTGCTTTTCTCATTTGTGCTAAAAATAGTTTCTTTCAAGTTAGTAAAAAAATACTAAATTATGTTTTCAATTAGGATTAATTCATTGTG
It includes:
- a CDS encoding potassium channel family protein encodes the protein MRKAVKKLFLGKSSNGKQAEFDPIEKRIRNIQSIWNNDHQDDNGIEKIFRLLLSTSQLLFPGIYIKYFSRKKGIEYQDLATDFYILLKVSFPIVILVNQWQHYQWVIIIMTYTFFETLFYIPTLIFASDLFSRPRSYRRSMLLLFFNYLEIVFAYAVFYSCGNYLNKPFQNWFDSVYFSIITSSSIGYGDFHPVTTFGKFLVSTQALLFLFFIVLFLNFFSTKVKSKGYFDHENNE
- the kdsB gene encoding 3-deoxy-manno-octulosonate cytidylyltransferase, with translation MKIIAVIPARYASTRFPAKLMQDLGGKTVILRTYEAAITTKLFDDVFVVTDSDIIFQEIVSNGGKAIKSIKEHESGSDRIAEAVQNLDVDIVVNVQGDEPFIDVDPLQKVIDVFKNDAVRQVDLASVMREITNEEDINNPNNVKVVIDQNDFALYFSRSVIPYPREKNVGVRYFQHIGIYAFRKQALLDFYSLPMQSLEASEKLEQLRYLEFGKRIKMVETTHVGIGIDTPEDLEKARKMI